The following proteins are encoded in a genomic region of Hymenobacter siberiensis:
- a CDS encoding ferritin-like domain-containing protein, with amino-acid sequence MDFFKIIDQLSEVDADVLGRFNSRRAVFGSLGTAAKRSALAATPLFLGALFQKAYAGTAATGVEVLQYALALELFEQDFYAKVKASSPYANASAADKAAIDQIKKHEDSHVTLLRGAISGLGATPVTGVTFKAAVFAGLTTFKSGAAATTQLGIAQLLEDTGVRAYKGRAGELLGTDLLTVALQIHSVEARHAAKIRDMRGQRAWVNPADDLAAHPVYTSGVTAGSTPAAFGLVVPAYTAASPVENNTTQSGVDIKAGLGATYTASDAAAAFDEYLQVAEVLDNSRAGGLIGA; translated from the coding sequence ATGGATTTCTTCAAAATAATTGACCAGCTTTCGGAAGTGGATGCTGACGTACTGGGCCGCTTTAACTCGCGCCGCGCTGTATTCGGTTCGCTGGGCACTGCTGCCAAGCGTTCGGCTCTGGCCGCTACGCCGCTGTTCCTGGGTGCCTTGTTCCAGAAGGCTTACGCTGGCACTGCTGCCACCGGCGTTGAGGTGCTGCAATATGCCCTGGCCCTGGAATTGTTCGAGCAGGACTTCTACGCTAAGGTGAAGGCTTCGTCGCCTTACGCCAACGCTTCGGCCGCTGATAAGGCTGCCATCGACCAAATCAAAAAGCACGAAGACTCGCACGTTACCCTGCTGCGCGGCGCTATCAGCGGCCTCGGTGCTACTCCGGTCACGGGCGTTACGTTTAAGGCGGCGGTATTCGCGGGTCTCACCACCTTCAAGAGCGGTGCGGCTGCTACCACTCAGCTCGGCATTGCCCAGCTGCTGGAAGACACTGGCGTGCGTGCCTACAAAGGCCGCGCCGGTGAACTGCTCGGCACCGACCTGCTCACCGTGGCGCTGCAAATCCACTCGGTGGAAGCCCGCCATGCCGCCAAAATCCGCGACATGCGTGGCCAGCGCGCCTGGGTGAACCCCGCCGACGACCTGGCCGCCCACCCCGTGTACACCAGCGGCGTGACGGCCGGCTCGACCCCGGCAGCCTTTGGCCTTGTAGTGCCAGCGTACACGGCGGCCAGCCCAGTTGAGAACAATACGACCCAATCGGGTGTCGACATCAAAGCTGGTCTGGGGGCTACGTACACTGCCAGCGATGCTGCAGCGGCCTTCGACGAGTACCTGCAGGTTGCCGAAGTGCTCGATAACTCGCGCGCTGGTGGCCTGATTGGTGCCTAA
- a CDS encoding DUF4268 domain-containing protein — MYSKAEITRLRQAFWTAFGQYMAPVPSAEGDTTNWINYKTGVKNVYFRMQADKARASIAIELTHPDAGIRELFWEQFLELKTLLHETLGETWTWAPDTTDAHGQPLSRIYYDLPGVNLFNRDDWPALISFFKPRLMALDTFWADAQYSFDALK, encoded by the coding sequence ATGTATAGCAAAGCAGAAATCACCCGATTGCGCCAGGCCTTCTGGACGGCGTTTGGGCAGTACATGGCCCCAGTGCCTTCGGCCGAAGGCGACACGACCAACTGGATAAACTACAAGACGGGCGTTAAGAACGTGTATTTTCGGATGCAGGCTGATAAGGCGCGGGCCAGCATCGCCATCGAGCTCACGCACCCCGACGCGGGCATCCGCGAGCTGTTCTGGGAGCAGTTTCTGGAGTTGAAGACCCTATTGCACGAAACCCTGGGCGAAACCTGGACCTGGGCCCCCGATACCACCGATGCCCATGGCCAGCCGCTGAGTCGCATCTATTACGACCTGCCCGGCGTGAACCTGTTCAACCGCGACGACTGGCCGGCGCTGATTTCGTTCTTTAAGCCCCGGCTTATGGCGCTGGACACATTTTGGGCCGACGCGCAGTATTCGTTTGATGCGCTGAAGTAG
- the aroC gene encoding chorismate synthase yields MSNTFGSLFRITTFGESHGAGIGVIIDGCPAGVAVDATHIQAALDRRRPGQSDLTTPRKEADTVHIQSGLFEGVTTGTPISLFIPNADQRSDDYSHIAHAYRASHADYTYDAKYGRRDYRGGGRSSARETAARVAAGAVAARLLAHFGIDTVAYVSAVGEVEVPVGYELLDLSLIDSNLVRCPHPETAVLMEARIRAAQAAHDTVGGVITGVARHVPAGLGEPVFDKLPALLGQAMLSINAVKGFEFGSGFEGTKLPGSEHNDEFYTDALGAVRTRTNHSGGSQGGISNGQDIYFRVAFKPVATLLQPQQTINDKGEAVTLVGRGRHDPCVLPRAVPIVEAMTQLVLADLLLRARANRL; encoded by the coding sequence ATGTCCAATACTTTCGGCTCCCTCTTTCGCATCACCACATTTGGCGAGTCGCACGGGGCGGGCATCGGCGTCATCATCGATGGCTGCCCGGCGGGCGTGGCCGTCGATGCCACCCATATTCAGGCCGCGCTCGACCGGCGACGGCCCGGCCAGTCCGACCTCACCACGCCGCGCAAGGAAGCTGATACAGTGCATATTCAGTCGGGCCTGTTCGAGGGCGTGACCACCGGCACGCCCATCAGCCTGTTCATCCCCAACGCCGACCAGCGCTCCGACGACTACTCGCACATTGCGCACGCCTACCGCGCCAGCCATGCCGACTACACTTACGACGCCAAGTACGGCCGCCGCGACTATCGCGGCGGAGGCCGCAGCTCGGCCCGCGAAACGGCCGCCCGCGTGGCCGCCGGCGCGGTAGCCGCCCGCCTGCTGGCCCATTTCGGCATCGATACCGTGGCTTACGTTTCGGCCGTGGGCGAGGTAGAAGTGCCCGTGGGCTACGAGCTGCTCGATTTAAGCCTTATCGATAGCAACCTGGTGCGCTGCCCGCACCCCGAAACGGCCGTTCTCATGGAAGCTCGTATCCGGGCTGCACAGGCCGCGCACGACACCGTGGGCGGCGTGATTACGGGCGTGGCGCGCCACGTTCCCGCCGGCCTCGGCGAGCCGGTATTTGACAAGCTGCCCGCCCTGTTGGGCCAGGCCATGCTCAGCATCAATGCCGTGAAGGGTTTCGAGTTCGGCTCGGGTTTCGAGGGCACCAAGCTGCCGGGCTCCGAGCACAACGACGAGTTTTACACCGACGCCCTGGGGGCCGTGCGCACCCGCACCAACCACAGCGGCGGCAGCCAGGGCGGCATTTCCAACGGCCAGGATATTTATTTCCGTGTGGCGTTTAAGCCCGTGGCCACGCTGCTCCAGCCCCAGCAAACCATCAATGATAAGGGCGAGGCTGTTACGCTGGTGGGCCGGGGCCGCCACGACCCCTGCGTGCTGCCCCGTGCCGTGCCCATTGTGGAAGCCATGACCCAGCTGGTGCTGGCCGATTTGCTGCTGCGGGCGCGGGCCAACCGGCTGTAA
- a CDS encoding ferritin-like domain-containing protein: MSDNLQPRGSDDTSFAQPLYTPIKRRSFFMYAGATAGASALVLAGCSKDSNNATPSLPAGNSVTSSGAISLGSGDVGVLNFAYALEQLEADFYSKVAALPQGILTGSEYAYFQEVAKHEAIHRDFFKAALTRDASGQVLRGLTPKYPAATFTDRTNILATAKAFEDLGVAAYNGAGKLIKTPAYLVIAGQIVSVEARHAAYIRELVTPGSFAADDIVNATSGLDDQKSPTDVIVIAQNFITEKLDASTVGK; the protein is encoded by the coding sequence ATGTCTGACAACCTCCAGCCCCGCGGCTCCGACGACACTTCGTTCGCTCAGCCGCTATACACTCCCATCAAGCGGCGTTCGTTCTTCATGTATGCCGGTGCTACGGCCGGGGCTTCGGCCTTGGTGCTGGCCGGCTGCTCGAAAGACAGCAACAATGCCACTCCTTCGTTGCCCGCCGGCAACAGCGTTACTTCCAGCGGTGCCATCAGCCTGGGTTCGGGCGATGTGGGCGTACTGAACTTCGCTTATGCCCTGGAGCAGCTCGAAGCCGACTTTTACAGCAAAGTGGCCGCTTTGCCCCAGGGCATCCTCACGGGCAGCGAGTATGCCTACTTCCAAGAAGTAGCTAAGCACGAAGCCATTCACCGCGATTTCTTTAAGGCGGCGCTGACCCGTGACGCCAGCGGCCAGGTTCTGCGTGGCCTCACGCCGAAGTACCCGGCTGCTACATTCACGGACCGCACCAATATCCTAGCTACGGCCAAAGCATTCGAAGACCTTGGCGTAGCTGCTTATAACGGCGCCGGCAAGCTCATCAAAACCCCCGCTTACCTGGTTATTGCCGGACAAATTGTATCGGTAGAAGCCCGCCACGCGGCTTATATCCGCGAGTTGGTTACGCCGGGCTCATTTGCTGCCGACGACATCGTAAATGCTACTTCCGGCCTCGACGACCAGAAGTCGCCCACGGATGTCATCGTCATCGCCCAAAACTTCATCACGGAGAAGCTGGACGCTAGCACGGTTGGCAAATAA
- a CDS encoding ferritin-like domain-containing protein, with translation MSDTLRPTDPQSPQPGQPLLARIKRRSFFMYAGATAGATALVLAGCSKDNTTPTSTTTGNVSFGTGDASVLNYAYALEQLEAAFYAKVAALTASPLLAAEVPYFAKLATHEAIHRDFLRTAINRDFNGTIIPDLTPKFDSIDFTKRVKAAADTKLGILDAAKAFEDLGVAAYNGAAKLFKSAVYLGIAGQIVSVEARHAAYVRDLILPGSFATNEAGDTLGFDRQMTPTAVLAVAQTYVEQTLNGSTIGQ, from the coding sequence ATGTCCGATACGCTTCGGCCAACTGACCCTCAAAGCCCGCAGCCGGGGCAGCCCCTGCTGGCGCGCATCAAGCGCCGGTCCTTCTTCATGTACGCCGGCGCTACGGCCGGGGCCACGGCGCTGGTTTTGGCTGGCTGCTCGAAGGACAATACCACGCCCACCAGCACCACCACGGGCAACGTCAGCTTCGGCACCGGCGATGCCAGCGTGCTCAACTACGCCTATGCCCTGGAGCAGCTCGAAGCCGCCTTCTACGCCAAGGTGGCCGCCCTCACGGCCTCGCCCCTGCTGGCGGCCGAGGTGCCGTATTTCGCCAAATTAGCCACCCACGAGGCCATTCACCGCGACTTTCTGCGCACGGCCATCAACCGTGACTTCAACGGCACTATCATCCCCGACCTCACCCCAAAATTCGACAGCATTGATTTCACCAAGCGCGTGAAAGCGGCTGCCGATACCAAGCTGGGCATTCTCGATGCCGCCAAGGCCTTCGAGGACCTGGGCGTGGCTGCCTACAACGGCGCGGCCAAGCTGTTCAAAAGCGCAGTGTACCTGGGCATTGCGGGCCAGATTGTGTCGGTTGAGGCGCGGCACGCGGCTTATGTCCGCGACCTGATTCTGCCCGGCTCCTTCGCCACCAACGAAGCGGGTGATACGCTCGGATTCGACCGCCAGATGACGCCCACCGCCGTGCTCGCCGTTGCGCAGACCTACGTGGAGCAAACGCTCAACGGCAGCACCATCGGCCAGTAA
- a CDS encoding BatD family protein, whose protein sequence is MGGLFWALGLLPGLLLAGPGQAPPKLSPAPPAAQPRPPATLPADVELLPGPATLPVTGVFTLAFRLRGGALDKYSEFPELESFKKSGKTSTTTTRIVQGRRFSDLTITQRYVPYGEGEIIIKPFQLTVNGVVLRSKGATVRVVPAAPPNPGAITKPANPSAPLQAVADLDKMFGKPKPVLYEERADHAFLAVVADRPRVFVGEGVRVGLYFYLKPEDQALLAFHDFNDQLPPLLHELHQPTAWQEPGPEPSVTPDTVRHLGQKYLRFRLAENLYYPLTDQPLRFPALALTMVKFKLLKKPEPGQDNRLAGYKTYTSPGIVVAVQPLPLAAPGGPLAVGRFTLQEAISRTKFRVGESFTYTFGVAGPGNLSAVLAPVVAPWPGLDVYGPDVREEPAPGGGRKLFRYRLVARRPGVLPLDSLLQLVVFNPAVARYEVLRPGLRPLVQGVVATVEPLARPEDDPFYGPALAGADTTMQSLDVYRDVRRYADWLLIGLAGVAAFGWWRAGRRA, encoded by the coding sequence ATGGGAGGACTTTTTTGGGCATTGGGGCTGCTGCCGGGGCTACTACTGGCCGGACCGGGCCAGGCCCCGCCCAAACTGAGTCCGGCCCCGCCGGCCGCCCAGCCTCGGCCCCCGGCCACCCTGCCGGCCGATGTAGAGCTATTACCTGGGCCAGCCACGCTGCCCGTCACGGGGGTGTTCACGCTGGCTTTCCGGCTGCGCGGCGGTGCGCTCGACAAATACTCAGAGTTTCCGGAGCTGGAGAGTTTCAAGAAAAGCGGCAAAACCAGCACCACCACCACGCGCATTGTGCAGGGCCGGCGGTTTTCCGACCTCACCATTACCCAGCGCTACGTGCCCTACGGCGAGGGCGAAATCATTATCAAGCCCTTCCAACTCACGGTGAATGGGGTGGTGTTGCGTAGCAAAGGGGCCACTGTGCGCGTGGTGCCGGCCGCTCCGCCCAACCCCGGCGCCATCACCAAGCCTGCTAACCCCAGCGCGCCGCTGCAAGCCGTGGCCGACCTGGACAAGATGTTTGGCAAGCCCAAGCCGGTGCTCTACGAAGAGCGGGCCGACCATGCCTTCCTGGCCGTGGTGGCCGACCGGCCGCGCGTGTTTGTGGGCGAGGGCGTGCGCGTGGGGCTGTATTTCTACCTCAAGCCCGAAGACCAGGCCCTGCTGGCTTTCCACGATTTTAACGACCAGCTGCCGCCCCTGCTCCACGAGCTGCACCAGCCCACCGCCTGGCAGGAGCCCGGCCCCGAACCCAGCGTGACCCCCGATACCGTGCGCCACCTGGGCCAGAAATACCTGCGCTTCCGGCTGGCCGAAAACCTGTATTATCCCCTCACAGACCAGCCCCTGCGCTTCCCGGCCCTGGCCCTGACGATGGTGAAGTTCAAGCTTCTGAAAAAGCCAGAGCCCGGCCAGGACAACCGCCTGGCGGGTTACAAAACCTATACTTCGCCCGGCATAGTAGTGGCCGTGCAGCCGCTGCCCTTGGCGGCCCCGGGCGGCCCGTTGGCCGTTGGCCGCTTCACGCTCCAGGAGGCTATCAGCCGGACGAAGTTCCGGGTGGGCGAGTCATTCACTTACACCTTTGGCGTGGCGGGGCCGGGTAATTTGTCGGCGGTGCTGGCCCCGGTGGTGGCACCCTGGCCGGGCCTGGACGTGTACGGCCCCGACGTGCGCGAGGAGCCCGCGCCGGGCGGCGGCCGCAAGCTGTTTCGGTACCGGCTGGTAGCCCGGCGGCCCGGTGTGCTGCCCCTCGATAGTCTGTTGCAGTTGGTCGTATTCAACCCCGCTGTGGCGCGCTACGAGGTGTTGCGCCCCGGCCTGCGGCCGTTGGTACAGGGCGTGGTAGCCACCGTCGAGCCCCTGGCCCGGCCCGAGGACGACCCTTTCTATGGCCCGGCACTGGCCGGGGCCGATACCACCATGCAGTCGCTGGACGTGTACCGCGACGTGCGCCGCTACGCCGACTGGCTGCTCATCGGGCTGGCGGGCGTGGCCGCCTTCGGCTGGTGGCGGGCGGGGCGGCGGGCGTAG
- a CDS encoding NifU family protein, producing the protein MSAVSIYAEASPNPESMKFVLNQNLLVDGVSVDYPNLEAATNSPLAQELFGFDYVGRVFIAQNFVTVTKSQPELAWTQLIPELRQFLKSYVEAGGPIFLVDPAAEQKAAQAAVAGDPTQQDGQIAQKVIDLLDNYVRPAVEQDGGNITFKSYHEGIVTVNLQGSCSGCPSATVTLKSGIENLLKRMVPEVQSVVAEGITV; encoded by the coding sequence ATGTCTGCTGTTTCCATTTATGCCGAAGCCTCTCCCAACCCGGAGAGCATGAAGTTCGTCCTCAACCAAAACCTGCTGGTGGATGGCGTGAGCGTGGATTACCCCAATCTCGAAGCCGCCACCAACTCGCCGCTGGCGCAGGAGCTGTTTGGCTTCGACTACGTGGGCCGCGTGTTCATCGCCCAGAACTTCGTCACCGTCACCAAATCCCAGCCCGAGCTGGCCTGGACCCAGCTCATTCCCGAGCTGCGCCAGTTCCTGAAAAGCTACGTGGAGGCCGGGGGCCCCATTTTCCTCGTGGACCCCGCCGCCGAGCAGAAAGCAGCTCAGGCCGCCGTTGCTGGCGACCCCACCCAGCAGGACGGCCAGATTGCCCAGAAAGTCATCGACCTGCTCGATAACTACGTGCGCCCCGCCGTGGAGCAGGATGGTGGCAACATCACCTTCAAAAGCTACCACGAAGGCATCGTGACCGTGAACCTGCAAGGTTCGTGCTCCGGCTGCCCCTCGGCCACCGTTACCCTGAAATCCGGCATCGAAAACCTGCTCAAGCGCATGGTGCCCGAAGTGCAAAGCGTAGTAGCCGAAGGCATCACGGTTTAG
- the secDF gene encoding protein translocase subunit SecDF, with protein sequence MRNKGLIIALTLVVTALCAYFLFFTYISRGVQQKAVAYATHDGKLDEGQRQHYLDSVWRAPVFGPFTYREVRQSELGLGLDLKGGMHVTLEVSPVEIVRAMSGNSKDPAFNKALEQAQQAQKTNSGTPFTALFAQAYQQNAPGQPLARIFANTTNKSRNIDINSSNEKVIGAIDKEVEEAIDRSFNILRTRVDKFGVNQPTIQRVKGTGRLQIELPGVDNPDRVRKLLQGQAKLEFWEVWNQNEVGPYLVALDKQLQARDAAAKAGPATATAFADTTATATAGDSTSLAAQLAKKSGKTAADSSATANKAGALAKLFTMPGRLGVNLRDTSAMNTILRSPEAKATLPPTLALLWSLKPTTIDKQEYLELIPVRKTRDGVPPLGGEVVSDARSDIGQNGQPEVLMSMTPSGARKWQKMTAANIGKQVAMVLDDYVCSAPVVQSEISGGGTSITGSFTIEDTQDLANQLKAGKLPAPTRIVEEAVVGPSLGKEAINQGLYSSLAGVVIIMIFMALYYGRAGVVADIALLFNIFLILGVLAQFGTALTLPGIAGLILVMGTSVDANVLIFERIREELDHGLGLTDAINKGYSRAFSAIFDSNVTTMLIAVILGFFGTGPVQSFAITLGIGVLTSFLSAVFVSRLIIEWMVKGNENHPMTFSTSISRNLFKNLNFDIVGKRKIAYTFSAVFIIIGFGLMYVQGGPNLGVDFKGGRAYVVDFNKTMVASDVADKIRPAFQDAGLEVKQYGSPDRLRITTGYLAEDESAAADAKVTAALNQGLQQYSADAPAIKSTSKVGATIADDIKRTSVLSLGLTLLGIFVYVLFRFDKWQYSMAAVVALFHDALLVIAAFPIARLFGANYEMDQIFVAAVLTVIGFSMNDTVVIYDRIREYLRENPKLTFAQVVNPALNSTFSRTMITFTTVFLVVLVMYIFGGETLRSFSFAMIIGVIFGTYSSLFIATPIILDTYGKKEERERLAAGEDVSNLSGDAPKLSTTTV encoded by the coding sequence ATGCGTAACAAAGGATTAATCATCGCGCTCACACTCGTCGTCACGGCGTTGTGCGCGTACTTCCTGTTCTTCACCTACATCTCGCGTGGGGTGCAGCAGAAGGCCGTGGCCTACGCCACCCACGACGGCAAACTCGACGAAGGCCAGCGCCAGCACTACCTCGACTCGGTGTGGCGGGCACCCGTATTCGGCCCCTTCACCTACCGCGAGGTGCGCCAGAGCGAGCTCGGCCTCGGCCTTGACCTGAAAGGCGGCATGCACGTAACGCTGGAAGTTTCGCCGGTGGAAATTGTGCGCGCCATGAGTGGCAACAGCAAGGACCCCGCCTTCAACAAAGCGTTGGAGCAGGCACAGCAAGCCCAGAAAACCAACTCGGGCACGCCCTTCACGGCGCTGTTTGCCCAGGCTTACCAGCAGAACGCACCCGGCCAGCCGCTGGCCCGCATTTTTGCCAACACCACCAACAAGAGCCGCAACATCGACATCAACTCCTCGAACGAGAAGGTGATTGGCGCGATTGATAAGGAAGTAGAAGAAGCCATCGACCGTTCGTTCAACATCCTGCGTACCCGCGTCGATAAGTTCGGCGTGAATCAGCCCACCATTCAGCGGGTGAAAGGCACTGGCCGCCTGCAAATCGAGCTGCCCGGCGTAGACAACCCCGACCGTGTACGCAAACTGCTGCAAGGCCAGGCCAAGCTGGAGTTCTGGGAAGTATGGAACCAAAACGAAGTAGGCCCCTACCTGGTAGCCCTCGACAAGCAGCTGCAAGCCCGGGACGCCGCTGCCAAAGCCGGCCCCGCCACCGCCACGGCTTTCGCCGACACCACGGCTACCGCCACCGCCGGCGACTCGACCTCACTGGCCGCCCAGCTCGCCAAGAAATCCGGCAAAACAGCCGCTGATTCGTCGGCCACCGCCAATAAGGCCGGGGCGCTGGCCAAGCTCTTCACCATGCCCGGCCGCCTGGGCGTGAATCTGCGCGATACCTCGGCCATGAACACCATCCTGCGTTCGCCCGAAGCCAAGGCTACCCTGCCCCCCACCCTGGCCCTGCTCTGGAGCCTGAAGCCCACCACCATCGACAAGCAGGAGTACCTGGAGCTGATTCCGGTGCGCAAAACCCGCGATGGCGTGCCTCCCCTGGGTGGCGAGGTAGTGAGCGATGCCCGCTCCGACATCGGCCAGAACGGCCAGCCCGAAGTGCTGATGAGCATGACGCCCTCGGGCGCCCGTAAGTGGCAGAAGATGACCGCCGCCAATATCGGCAAGCAGGTAGCCATGGTGCTGGATGACTACGTGTGCTCGGCCCCCGTGGTGCAGAGCGAGATTTCGGGCGGCGGTACCAGCATCACCGGCAGCTTCACCATCGAAGATACCCAGGACCTTGCCAACCAGCTCAAGGCCGGTAAGCTGCCCGCCCCCACGCGCATCGTGGAAGAGGCCGTGGTAGGTCCGTCGCTCGGCAAGGAAGCCATCAACCAGGGCCTGTACTCGTCGCTGGCCGGCGTGGTGATTATCATGATTTTCATGGCCCTCTACTACGGCCGCGCCGGCGTGGTAGCCGACATCGCCCTGCTCTTCAACATCTTCCTGATTCTGGGCGTGCTGGCGCAGTTCGGCACGGCCCTCACCCTGCCCGGCATCGCCGGTCTGATTCTGGTGATGGGCACTTCGGTAGATGCCAACGTACTGATTTTTGAGCGGATTCGAGAGGAATTGGACCACGGCCTCGGCCTCACCGATGCCATCAACAAAGGCTACTCGCGGGCCTTCTCGGCCATCTTTGACTCGAACGTGACGACTATGCTGATTGCTGTGATTCTCGGCTTCTTCGGCACGGGTCCGGTGCAGAGCTTCGCCATCACGCTCGGCATTGGTGTGCTTACCTCGTTCCTGTCGGCCGTGTTCGTGTCGCGCCTCATCATCGAGTGGATGGTGAAGGGCAACGAGAACCACCCGATGACGTTCAGCACCTCGATTTCGCGCAACCTGTTCAAAAACCTGAATTTCGACATCGTGGGCAAGCGCAAAATTGCCTACACATTCTCGGCCGTATTCATTATCATCGGCTTCGGCCTGATGTACGTGCAGGGTGGCCCGAACCTGGGCGTGGACTTCAAAGGGGGCCGCGCCTACGTAGTCGACTTCAACAAAACGATGGTGGCTTCCGACGTGGCCGATAAAATCCGCCCCGCGTTCCAGGATGCCGGCCTCGAAGTGAAGCAGTACGGCTCGCCCGACCGCCTGCGCATCACCACCGGCTACCTGGCCGAGGATGAAAGCGCCGCCGCCGATGCCAAGGTAACGGCCGCCCTCAACCAGGGCCTGCAGCAGTACAGCGCCGATGCCCCGGCCATCAAGTCGACCTCGAAAGTGGGCGCGACCATTGCCGACGACATCAAGCGCACCTCGGTGCTCTCGCTGGGCCTCACGCTGCTGGGCATCTTCGTGTACGTACTGTTCCGCTTCGATAAGTGGCAGTACTCGATGGCCGCCGTAGTGGCCCTGTTCCACGATGCGCTGCTGGTTATCGCGGCCTTCCCGATTGCCCGCCTCTTCGGGGCGAACTACGAGATGGACCAGATTTTCGTGGCCGCCGTGCTCACGGTTATCGGCTTCTCGATGAACGACACGGTGGTGATTTACGACCGTATCCGCGAGTACCTGCGCGAAAACCCCAAGCTGACCTTCGCCCAGGTGGTGAACCCGGCCCTGAACTCGACCTTCTCGCGGACGATGATTACATTCACCACGGTATTCCTGGTGGTACTCGTGATGTACATCTTCGGTGGCGAAACGCTGCGCTCGTTCTCTTTCGCCATGATTATCGGCGTGATTTTCGGCACGTACTCGTCGCTGTTCATCGCCACCCCGATTATCCTCGACACCTACGGCAAGAAAGAGGAGCGTGAGCGCCTCGCCGCCGGTGAGGACGTGAGCAACCTCTCGGGCGACGCCCCCAAGCTGAGCACCACCACGGTTTAG